From a single Sinorhizobium sp. RAC02 genomic region:
- the proS gene encoding proline--tRNA ligase, which translates to MRLSRFFLPILKENPKEAEIVSHRLMLRAGMVKQQSQGIYTWLPLGKRVLDKVNAIIREEQNRAGAVELLMPTLQSAELWQESGRYDAYGKEMLRIKDRQERPMLYGPTNEEMITDVFRSYVKSYKDLPLNLYHIQLKFRDEMRPRFGTMRSREFLMKDAYSFDLTREGAEHAYNRMFAAYLRTFSRMGLRAIPMRADTGPIGGNLSHEFIILADTGESEVFCHKDFLNFDVPGLDTNFEDVAGLRAIFEKWTSRYAATSEMHDAPAFDAIAEGERLSARGIEVGHIFYFGTKYSDVMGAKVQGPDGKEHAVHMGSYGIGPTRLVPAIIEASHDENGIIWPKAVAPFEVIVINMKSGDAACDAACETIYGALSNAGIDTLYDDKDERAGAKFATADLIGAPVQVIAGPRGVATGEVEIKDRKTGERETLTIEAAINRLTSGN; encoded by the coding sequence ATGCGCCTTTCACGCTTCTTCCTGCCCATCCTCAAGGAAAACCCCAAAGAGGCCGAGATTGTCTCGCACCGGCTCATGCTGCGTGCCGGCATGGTCAAGCAACAGTCCCAGGGCATCTATACCTGGCTGCCGCTGGGCAAGCGCGTGCTGGACAAGGTGAACGCCATCATCCGCGAGGAGCAGAACCGCGCCGGCGCCGTCGAGCTTTTGATGCCGACGCTGCAATCCGCCGAACTCTGGCAGGAGAGCGGTCGCTACGACGCCTACGGCAAGGAGATGCTGCGCATCAAGGACCGCCAGGAGCGCCCGATGCTCTATGGCCCCACCAACGAGGAAATGATCACGGACGTCTTCCGTTCGTACGTGAAGTCCTACAAGGACCTGCCGCTCAACCTCTACCATATTCAGCTGAAATTCCGCGACGAGATGCGCCCGCGTTTCGGCACCATGCGCTCGCGCGAATTCCTGATGAAGGACGCCTATTCCTTCGACCTGACGCGTGAAGGCGCCGAGCATGCCTATAACCGCATGTTCGCGGCCTATCTGCGCACCTTCTCGCGCATGGGTCTGCGCGCCATTCCGATGCGCGCCGATACCGGTCCGATCGGCGGCAATCTCAGCCACGAATTCATCATCCTTGCCGATACCGGCGAGTCGGAAGTCTTCTGCCACAAGGATTTTCTGAATTTCGACGTTCCCGGCCTCGACACCAATTTCGAGGATGTCGCCGGTCTGCGCGCCATCTTCGAAAAGTGGACTTCGCGCTACGCGGCGACCTCCGAAATGCATGACGCTCCCGCTTTCGATGCGATTGCGGAAGGCGAACGTCTGTCGGCCCGCGGCATCGAAGTCGGCCACATCTTCTATTTCGGCACGAAGTATTCCGACGTCATGGGCGCCAAGGTCCAGGGTCCCGACGGCAAGGAGCACGCCGTGCATATGGGCTCCTACGGCATCGGCCCGACGCGCCTCGTGCCCGCGATCATCGAAGCCTCGCATGACGAGAACGGCATCATCTGGCCAAAGGCCGTAGCGCCCTTCGAGGTGATCGTCATCAACATGAAGTCGGGCGATGCGGCCTGCGACGCCGCCTGCGAGACGATCTATGGCGCACTCTCGAATGCCGGCATCGACACGCTCTATGACGACAAGGACGAGCGCGCCGGCGCCAAGTTTGCGACGGCCGACCTCATCGGCGCCCCCGTGCAGGTCATTGCCGGTCCGCGCGGCGTTGCCACGGGCGAAGTCGAAATCAAGGACCGCAAGACCGGCGAACGCGAGACGCTGACCATCGAGGCGGCGATCAACCGCCTGACGTCCGGCAATTGA
- the dnaE gene encoding DNA polymerase III subunit alpha — MASEAPKTESGTTAQTPQFVHLRVHSAFSLLEGALPIKKIIGKAMSDQQPAIAITDTNNLFAALEFSQKAIGDGIQPLIGCQLSIDMEDEGEGERRGGQAQLQKLPSIVLLAATDAGYVRLVDIVSRAYLGGEGSQAVRIAYSWLEEEGAEGLIALTGARGGPIDMAFLSGQPPVARARLDALKRVFGDRLYIELQRHGRYDKQHERRMVELAYAEDVPLVATNEPFFPAPDDYDAHDALMAVAHNAMVSDDNRFRLTPDHYLKSRKDMAKLFADLPEALENTVEIAKRCSFVLKTRNPILPRFTGATDDPDEADRAESAELRRQSVEGLESRMALLGLTPGYTEQDYRERLDFELGVIERMKFPGYFLIVADFIKWAKQQNIPVGPGRGSGAGSLVAYALTITDVDPLRFSLLFERFLNPERVSMPDFDIDFCQDRREEVIRYVQQKYGREQVAQIITFGSLQARAALRDVGRVLEMPYGQVDKICKLVPNNPANPTPLSKAIEEEPKLQEEADKEPVVARLLDIAQKIEGLYRHASTHAAGIVIGDRPLSQLVPMYRDPRSDMPVTQFNMKWVEQAGLVKFDFLGLKTLTVLKTAVDFIRKRDIEVNLESLPLDDQLTYEMLSRGETVGVFQVESAGMRKALIGMRPDCIEDIIALVALYRPGPMENIPVYNARKHGEEEIESIHPTIDHLLKETQGVIVYQEQVMQIAQVLSGYSLGEADLLRRAMGKKIKEEMDKQRARFVDGAVKNGVSKPQSDLIFDLLAKFANYGFNKSHAAAYAIVSYQTAYLKAHYPVEFLAASMTYDMSNTDKLNDFRQDAGRLGIAVIPPSVQTSFAHFETGENRIYYALAAIKGVGEAAVQHIVQIRGDMPFKSLEDFCTRIDPKFVNRRVFESLIIAGAFDCFGHDRAAMIAGLDRLLGAAQRAQENKTSGQGDIFGMGAATGPEVITLPSYTPWLASEKLHREFQVLGFFLSAHPLDTYAPILSKMRVQTFADFAVAVKRGATAGRLAGTVTSKQERKTRTGNKMGIVAFSDSSGQFEAVLFSEMLNQYRDLLEAGKSLVMTVQAEERPEGIGLRIQTLRSLEEESLQTQKALRVYVRDSGPLRSIAAHLNTKGDGLVSFIVIKENGQREIEVELNDRFRISAEIAAAMRSTPGVLDVELV, encoded by the coding sequence ATGGCGAGTGAAGCCCCAAAGACGGAGAGCGGAACAACCGCGCAGACACCGCAATTTGTGCATCTGCGCGTGCATTCCGCCTTTTCGCTGCTGGAAGGCGCCTTGCCGATCAAGAAGATCATCGGCAAGGCAATGTCGGACCAGCAGCCGGCCATCGCCATCACCGATACGAACAACCTGTTCGCAGCGCTGGAATTTTCGCAGAAGGCGATCGGCGACGGCATCCAGCCGCTGATCGGCTGCCAGCTGTCGATCGATATGGAAGACGAGGGCGAAGGCGAGCGCCGCGGAGGGCAGGCGCAACTTCAAAAGCTGCCGTCGATCGTTCTCCTTGCCGCAACCGACGCCGGTTATGTCCGCCTCGTCGACATTGTCAGCCGTGCCTATCTCGGCGGCGAGGGCAGCCAGGCGGTCCGCATCGCCTATAGCTGGCTGGAAGAGGAAGGTGCCGAGGGACTGATTGCGCTCACCGGCGCGCGCGGCGGTCCGATCGATATGGCCTTCCTGTCCGGGCAGCCTCCCGTAGCGCGGGCGCGGCTGGATGCGCTGAAGCGGGTGTTCGGCGACCGGCTTTATATCGAACTGCAACGCCACGGCCGTTATGACAAGCAGCATGAACGGCGCATGGTCGAATTGGCCTATGCGGAGGATGTGCCGCTGGTCGCGACCAACGAACCGTTCTTCCCGGCGCCGGACGATTACGACGCTCATGATGCGCTGATGGCGGTGGCGCACAATGCGATGGTCTCGGACGACAACCGCTTCCGCCTGACGCCCGACCACTACCTCAAGAGCCGCAAGGACATGGCAAAGCTGTTTGCCGATTTGCCCGAGGCCCTGGAAAACACGGTCGAGATCGCGAAGCGCTGCTCCTTCGTGCTGAAGACACGCAACCCCATCCTGCCGCGCTTCACCGGGGCGACGGATGATCCGGACGAGGCGGATCGCGCCGAATCGGCGGAACTTCGCCGCCAGTCCGTGGAAGGTCTCGAGAGCCGTATGGCGCTGCTCGGCCTGACACCCGGTTATACCGAGCAGGATTATCGGGAACGGCTGGACTTCGAGCTGGGCGTCATCGAGCGCATGAAGTTCCCCGGCTACTTCCTGATCGTTGCCGACTTCATCAAATGGGCCAAGCAGCAGAACATTCCCGTCGGTCCCGGCCGCGGCTCGGGCGCGGGCTCGCTCGTCGCCTATGCGCTGACCATCACCGACGTTGATCCGCTGCGCTTCTCGTTGCTCTTCGAACGCTTCCTCAACCCGGAACGCGTCTCGATGCCCGACTTCGACATCGACTTCTGCCAGGATCGCCGCGAAGAGGTGATCCGCTACGTGCAGCAGAAATACGGCCGCGAGCAGGTGGCGCAGATCATCACCTTCGGTTCGCTGCAGGCGCGCGCGGCACTGCGCGACGTCGGCCGCGTGCTGGAAATGCCCTATGGCCAGGTCGACAAGATCTGCAAGCTCGTACCGAACAACCCGGCCAACCCGACGCCGCTCTCCAAGGCGATCGAGGAGGAGCCGAAGCTCCAGGAGGAGGCGGACAAGGAGCCGGTCGTCGCGCGCCTGCTCGACATCGCCCAGAAGATCGAAGGCCTCTACCGCCACGCCTCGACCCACGCCGCCGGCATCGTGATCGGCGACCGGCCGCTGTCGCAGCTCGTGCCGATGTACCGCGATCCGCGCTCCGACATGCCGGTCACCCAGTTCAACATGAAATGGGTGGAGCAGGCGGGGCTCGTAAAATTCGACTTCCTCGGCCTGAAGACGCTGACAGTCTTGAAGACCGCCGTGGATTTCATCCGCAAGCGCGACATCGAGGTGAATCTCGAAAGCCTGCCGCTCGATGATCAGCTGACCTACGAGATGCTGTCGCGCGGCGAGACGGTTGGCGTGTTCCAGGTGGAAAGTGCCGGCATGCGCAAGGCGTTGATCGGCATGCGGCCCGACTGCATCGAGGACATCATCGCGCTCGTGGCACTCTACCGCCCGGGCCCGATGGAAAACATCCCGGTCTACAATGCCCGCAAGCATGGTGAGGAGGAGATCGAGTCGATCCACCCGACGATCGACCATCTGCTCAAGGAAACGCAGGGCGTTATCGTCTACCAGGAGCAGGTGATGCAGATCGCCCAGGTCCTGTCGGGCTACTCGCTCGGCGAGGCCGACCTGCTGCGTCGCGCCATGGGCAAGAAGATCAAGGAGGAGATGGACAAGCAGCGCGCCCGCTTCGTCGATGGCGCCGTCAAGAATGGCGTGTCCAAGCCGCAGTCCGACCTTATCTTCGACCTGCTCGCCAAGTTCGCCAATTACGGCTTCAACAAGTCGCACGCCGCCGCCTACGCCATCGTTTCCTACCAGACGGCCTATCTGAAGGCGCATTACCCGGTCGAGTTCCTCGCCGCGTCGATGACCTACGATATGTCCAACACGGACAAGCTGAACGACTTCCGGCAGGATGCCGGCCGTCTCGGCATCGCGGTCATCCCGCCCTCCGTGCAGACGTCTTTCGCGCATTTCGAGACCGGCGAAAACCGCATCTATTATGCGCTCGCCGCTATCAAGGGTGTGGGTGAAGCGGCGGTGCAGCACATCGTCCAGATCCGCGGCGACATGCCGTTCAAGAGCCTTGAGGATTTCTGCACGCGCATCGATCCGAAATTCGTCAACCGCCGCGTTTTCGAAAGCCTGATCATTGCCGGCGCTTTCGATTGTTTCGGGCATGACCGCGCTGCCATGATCGCCGGCCTTGACCGGTTGCTGGGTGCTGCCCAGCGCGCGCAGGAGAACAAGACAAGCGGGCAGGGCGACATTTTCGGCATGGGTGCTGCCACAGGGCCGGAGGTCATCACGCTGCCGTCCTATACGCCCTGGCTGGCCTCCGAAAAACTGCACCGCGAATTCCAGGTGCTCGGATTCTTCCTGTCTGCCCACCCGCTCGACACCTACGCGCCGATCCTCTCGAAGATGCGCGTGCAGACCTTTGCCGACTTTGCCGTGGCGGTGAAGCGCGGGGCGACGGCCGGCCGCCTTGCCGGTACGGTGACATCGAAGCAGGAGCGCAAGACGCGCACCGGCAACAAGATGGGCATCGTCGCCTTTTCGGATTCATCCGGCCAGTTCGAGGCGGTGCTGTTTTCCGAGATGCTCAACCAGTACCGCGATCTGCTGGAGGCCGGCAAATCGCTGGTCATGACCGTGCAGGCGGAAGAGCGCCCGGAAGGCATCGGCCTGCGCATCCAGACGCTGCGTTCTCTGGAGGAGGAATCGCTCCAGACGCAGAAGGCCCTGCGTGTTTACGTTCGCGATTCCGGCCCGCTGCGCTCCATCGCCGCTCACCTGAACACCAAGGGAGACGGCCTCGTTTCCTTCATCGTCATCAAGGAAAACGGCCAGCGCGAAATCGAGGTGGAGTTGAACGACCGCTTCCGCATCTCCGCCGAAATCGCCGCCGCCATGCGCTCGACACCCGGCGTGCTGGACGTGGAGCTGGTCTAG
- a CDS encoding ABC transporter ATP-binding protein: MNARLALELKGIERHYGQGETLLSILRGADFALRSGETVALVAPSGTGKSTLLHIAGLLEKPDAGEVFVNGHSCATLSDDQRTTIRRNEIGFVYQFHHLLPEFTALENIMMPQLIGGLTKVEARERAAQLLDYMRIGHRADHRPSELSGGEQQRVAIARAVANAPLLLLADEPTGNLDPETAGYVFEALEALARQSGLAALIATHNHQLASLMDRRVTIEDGLVRELA, encoded by the coding sequence ATGAACGCGCGCCTCGCTTTGGAACTCAAGGGCATCGAACGGCACTACGGCCAGGGCGAAACCCTGCTGTCGATCCTCAGGGGCGCGGATTTTGCGCTGCGGAGTGGCGAGACGGTTGCCCTCGTCGCACCGTCCGGCACCGGCAAGTCGACCCTGCTGCACATTGCCGGCCTGCTCGAAAAGCCGGATGCCGGCGAGGTCTTCGTCAACGGTCATTCCTGTGCCACGCTGTCCGACGACCAGCGCACGACGATCCGTCGCAACGAGATCGGCTTCGTCTACCAGTTTCATCACCTGCTGCCGGAATTCACCGCGCTGGAAAACATCATGATGCCACAGCTGATCGGCGGCCTCACGAAGGTCGAGGCGCGTGAACGCGCCGCCCAGCTGCTCGACTACATGCGCATCGGCCACCGTGCCGATCACCGCCCGTCGGAGCTGTCCGGCGGCGAACAGCAGCGCGTGGCGATCGCCCGCGCCGTCGCCAATGCGCCCCTGCTGCTGCTTGCCGACGAGCCGACCGGCAACCTTGATCCGGAAACCGCCGGCTACGTCTTCGAGGCGCTCGAAGCGCTGGCGCGCCAGTCCGGCCTGGCGGCCCTCATCGCCACCCACAACCACCAGCTCGCCAGCCTGATGGATCGTCGCGTGACGATCGAGGACGGGCTCGTGCGCGAGCTCGCCTGA
- a CDS encoding lipoprotein-releasing ABC transporter permease subunit yields MADAASGTTEAQAYKKNRPFSAFERMVAWRYLRSRRKEAFISVIAGFSFIGIMLGVATLIIVMAVMNGFRTELISRILGINGHMIVQPIDTPLNDFAKLAERLSAVPGVTMAIPLVEGQTLAQGTAGGGTGALVRGIRADDLAKMKAVSDHFKEGDLVGFAAGGGVAIGSRMAEQLGLSAGGQITLVAPEGDVTPLGVNPRVKTYTVSAIFEIGMSEYDSSIIYMPLEEAQLYFNSEGVVQSIELFVSNPDAIDDLRQPIEAAAERQIFITDWRQRNQTFFSALQVERNVMFMILTLIVLVAALNIISGLIMLVKDKGSDIAILRTMGATSGAVMRIFFMTGAAIGTVGTFAGVLLGVIVCLNVESIRQFFSWISGTTLFNPELYFLSQLPADMNAGETVSVILMALVLSFLATIFPAWRASKLDPVQALRYE; encoded by the coding sequence ATGGCTGACGCAGCGAGCGGGACAACCGAGGCTCAGGCCTACAAGAAGAACCGCCCCTTCTCCGCTTTCGAGCGGATGGTCGCCTGGCGCTACCTGCGCTCCCGGCGCAAGGAAGCCTTCATCTCGGTCATCGCCGGCTTTTCCTTCATCGGCATCATGCTGGGGGTCGCGACGCTCATCATCGTCATGGCCGTCATGAACGGCTTTCGCACGGAGCTGATCTCGCGCATCCTCGGCATCAACGGCCACATGATCGTCCAGCCGATCGATACGCCGCTGAACGATTTCGCCAAGCTGGCAGAGCGTCTTTCCGCCGTTCCGGGCGTCACCATGGCGATCCCGCTTGTCGAGGGCCAGACGCTGGCGCAGGGCACGGCGGGCGGTGGCACGGGCGCGCTGGTGCGCGGCATCCGCGCTGACGACCTCGCCAAGATGAAGGCCGTTTCGGATCATTTCAAGGAAGGCGACCTCGTCGGCTTTGCCGCCGGCGGCGGCGTTGCGATCGGCTCGCGCATGGCCGAACAGCTCGGCCTCAGCGCCGGCGGCCAGATCACGCTGGTTGCTCCCGAAGGGGATGTCACGCCGCTTGGCGTCAATCCGCGCGTGAAAACCTACACTGTCTCCGCCATTTTCGAGATCGGCATGTCGGAATACGACTCGTCGATCATCTACATGCCCTTGGAAGAAGCGCAGCTCTATTTCAACTCAGAAGGCGTCGTGCAGTCGATCGAGCTGTTCGTTTCCAATCCGGATGCCATCGACGATCTGCGCCAGCCGATCGAGGCGGCGGCCGAACGGCAGATCTTCATCACCGACTGGCGCCAGCGCAACCAGACCTTCTTCTCGGCCCTGCAGGTCGAGCGCAACGTGATGTTCATGATCCTGACGCTGATCGTGCTCGTCGCCGCGCTCAACATCATTTCCGGCCTTATCATGCTGGTGAAGGACAAGGGCAGCGACATCGCGATCCTGCGCACGATGGGCGCCACGTCCGGCGCGGTCATGCGCATCTTCTTCATGACGGGCGCGGCGATCGGCACGGTGGGCACGTTTGCCGGCGTTCTGCTCGGTGTCATCGTCTGCCTCAACGTCGAATCGATCCGCCAGTTCTTCTCCTGGATTTCCGGTACGACGTTGTTCAATCCTGAACTCTATTTCCTGAGCCAGCTTCCGGCCGACATGAACGCCGGCGAGACGGTTTCGGTCATCCTGATGGCGCTGGTGCTTTCGTTCCTCGCGACGATCTTCCCCGCCTGGCGTGCCTCCAAGCTCGATCCGGTCCAGGCCCTGCGGTACGAATAG